From a region of the Desulfuromonas sp. KJ2020 genome:
- a CDS encoding DUF362 domain-containing protein produces MGTHHILDGCINCGACAAVCPVNAIADTGDVHVIDKEVCIDCGACDEVCPVDVIRWETTA; encoded by the coding sequence ATGGGAACCCATCATATCCTCGACGGCTGCATCAATTGCGGGGCCTGCGCGGCGGTCTGTCCGGTCAACGCCATCGCCGACACGGGGGATGTGCATGTGATTGACAAAGAGGTATGCATCGACTGCGGTGCCTGCGATGAGGTCTGCCCGGTGGATGTCATTCGATGGGAGACCACAGCTTGA